The genomic DNA GATGCGAGATCGATGAAGATTTGTTCAGTGCAGGGAATAGTGAGGCCACCCATTGGGTGATCAAACCCAAACTCCTCTTCTGCTTTTCTTagaagtttttgaaaacaaggGTGGCTCAGGTACGTCACTGGAACCACGAATTTCTTCTTCTGCATCCTCTCTCCTACGTAAACCGCAAGGTATCCTTTTGGAACGTCGGCATTGTTTGATGAGTGTGAGAACGATTTTAAAAGTTGCTTTGATGATTGCAGCACACGAGAGATTCTGATAGCCATTGTTAGTTTGATGTTCTCTAATCAGAAAGATTATTTGCAAGTGAAAGTTTATTGCTTTTTACTAGAAAAGAAGTGAGAGAACTTTGGAGAGCTCAAGAAAAAGAGTGATGgctatttatagaaaagaacAACACTACTTGAAGATAACCCGATTGCCCATTGGTTGATTTACAGAATATCATAATTAAGATCATTAGCATCAACAAGCACATGGCTTTGTCTAATGATCATCTCCACgatgttgatatgatgatacACAAACCACATATGATTCAATATTAGATAGGCTACCTTTATGTGAATTCAATTCTTGCCACATAAATGTTGAACGATAGGTATCGGTATGATAACTAAGTCATGTGGTCCTGTCTTTTGAAATCACTGAGAAGACCACCTTAATCCTGTCTTTTCATATCGCTGAGAAGACCTGCTTTACTTATGAGCAGGGACGTTGTGATATTAGCTATAAGGGCATGTTCATAGACGAAGAACATGTGATATCGCTCAAGATAACAATCTAGCTCCTAATGTAGAcaataactaaattttcaataaacCCGCCATTTTATGGATTAACTCCACTTGGCTAAACATCTTCAgtccaaaactatttttctaAATTCACATAACAATATTCTGCATTTTACTCAGTTGTTAACACATAAgcaagcaagaagaagagaagaacgcTCTGTTTTTCGATTTTCTTGGGCCTTTCGTGTCATGGGCCTGAGTGAGTTTGCCTCTCTGCACTTCAAAAAGGACTCGGCTCAGCTTCAGTGAACAGGGAATACTACTACGCTGTTAAAGCCGAACGTCCACACTCAACAGTTCTATTCCATGCGAGTATGTGACTATGTTGAGAACGGATGTGAGCAGAGAGCCATTAGGCACGTATCGTTTAAGTACTTAAGACACGTTATATTGGATACATAGGTTATTTTAGTATTTGAAACCGTGACTTACATGTATGATTCCGTGTAATATGATCAATGAAAAACCGACAAAGGCGTTAAACGTCAAACCTTTGAACCTCCTTATTTGGAGGAAAAATTGACCACCGATGTATTTAGAAAAAGCTTCTAGCTATTCTTATAGTGCCGTCTCATTCTCGAGGTACcaatctgttttttgttttcttttctcttttccttttttgtttactCAAAGACTCATGTTGTCATTTTCAGTTCACTATTCAACTGTTGATCatcgtacatatatatatgtccatgTTCATATTGGCAGCTGATTATAACATGGAATAGTATCTTACTATTTGCAGTTGTTTTTTTGGGGTCCACGTTCTTTGCTAATTTCCTGCAAACCCATGTGATGAAAAGACTTTACATTTATGTTTGTGTGTATTTCGCTAGACTGTAACCAGCTCTCTTTTCTTGACTAAGACAAAACGAGTTTtggggagattgaagatgatTTGCATCTACCGTGTGGTTTATGAATAGAGAAGACAGAGTTATATTATAAGAAGAAGACAGTTGAGGAAATGTCAGATTATCTTTCACGTGGTTGAAGAACATACATCAGAGTTGTTCTTCTCTATATAGAAATGGGGTTTTTGGGAAGATGAGATGTCTTGATCAAGGGAGAAGGGTCATTGATAGGATCTGCTCTGTTCTTTCTTTGTGAatgatacttaaaaaaaaaaaaaaaacagagtagtaCAAAAGAACAGGACAAGTCAAGAGTTTTAATAGATTCCTCTTTCACGTGGTCGaattaaaaaatagagatttccATAAAAAGAAGCAGACATGGATTTTGGGAGGTGAGATGTCTGCGGCTACACAAAACGTTTGAGAACGACTCCTATGCTCCGGAAGATaggttatatatacatattttccttcttttttaacGGTTATGTAAGAAAGAGGAaagtttgtaagagacacaagaCAGCTCAAGGATAGAGGTAGGACAGTAGTAACATGGAGTTCATGTGGTTACATATATGAGACATGTCTTAGTCTTTAGCTCTAGGCAAATTTATCCATCCTAACGACTCTTCTTAGTTTTCTCATTTTCAATATTATCATATGACCAATCTCCTTCACAGAACAtgcaagcttcttcctcttgacaACGACgagtctctctctttatctctctctttctctctctctctctccccataGCTCTAGTTTCTCTATTGTCTGTTGACGTAATCGTGAGAGCTAAATGCTCGAAAGTTTTTAAAGGATTTGAAGTGAAGAAGGATGAAGAATAATGAAGAGAGTTTGATGTTTCTTGAGAAATAAGCCAATAAGCTAAGCAGTGTGGgttctttttatgattttggatAAAGTCTAATGTCTTTTTCTAATCGTATTGTTTAATACAAAACACACATTATGTTTAGAACATGGTGACATTACATGGTTATTAAGGAGaatctttgagttttttttttgttttttttttataaaaaatttgtttacaaGTAATGTGTGTTGTTAGAGGTTTTTTGAATGAATATTGGACCACAAACGACTTATATCATAAGCTAAaggtaattaatataataaattgcATGCTTTGGCGTCAACTCTTTAACTATGCACGTAACGAAAACAAAGTGCAATATAAGGAGTCTTTACAAGTACATATACTTTGTACTCTTTGGTACATATATCCTCATTTCATTATGAAATCTAGTTAGCAAATGATGGTTatatcatttttcttatttctaatgtaaaaaaaataaattaggagagagaagagatgaggGGAGGACCAAAATTAGttgattgatgatatacatACGCAATatgaatctttaaaaactaGAATGATAGTATCATTACTTACTCTCAAATAATTGATGGGTTTGTTGAAATTTTATTGCGGGGTAGACCATTCTTTATTAGGGTTTTAAAAAGATGGTCGTCTTAAACGGCAATATCCATATTGTTTGGAAagtatattttacattttagtgaTTTGACCAATGTTTAGTGTAGTTTTCGTAGGATCTGATCATATGTCAAAAAGTG from Camelina sativa cultivar DH55 chromosome 7, Cs, whole genome shotgun sequence includes the following:
- the LOC109125677 gene encoding auxin-induced protein X15-like; protein product: MAIRISRVLQSSKQLLKSFSHSSNNADVPKGYLAVYVGERMQKKKFVVPVTYLSHPCFQKLLRKAEEEFGFDHPMGGLTIPCTEQIFIDLASRLRT